A genomic segment from Necator americanus strain Aroian chromosome III, whole genome shotgun sequence encodes:
- a CDS encoding hypothetical protein (NECATOR_CHRIII.G13087.T1), which translates to MNEQDNKFYVIVKLLTVKPTRSTSFSARRKLVTTTVNNQVIREFGFVVQYDVGGCVNNREASEAVPIVLQQTPQHENEFTRKGKHYEFVLIDFDFPQMIIDVV; encoded by the exons ATGAATGAACAGGATAATAAATTTTATGTAATTGTCAAGCTTTTAACTGTTAAACCAACTCGTTCCACATCGTTTTCAGCTCGCAGGAAATTGGTG aCAACAACGGTGAACAATCAGGTTATCAGGGAATTCGGATTCGTAGTGCAATATGACGTAGGCGGTTGCGTAAATAATCGCGAAGCTTCTGAGGCAGTTCCCATAGTTCTTCAGCAAACACCACAGCACGAGAATGAATTCACACGCAAAGGTAAACATTATGAATTTGTTCTCATTGATTTCGATTTTCCACAAATGATTATCGATGTCGTTTAG
- a CDS encoding hypothetical protein (NECATOR_CHRIII.G13089.T1), with the protein MRKVRLLAMREIKDSPGAIDILRADQCVNLVRRKPDGNIASVSRDPATEETNLRGDPLISLQLLRL; encoded by the exons ATGAGAAAAGTACGACTGTTAGCTATGCGTGAAATTAAGGATAGCCCTGGAGCAATTGATATACTTC gagcggatcaATGCGTAAATCTAGTGCGACGGAAACCCGATGGTAACATCGCTAGTGTATCGCGTGACCCAGC TACTGAGGAGACAAATCTACGCGGTGATCCACTAATATCACTGCAACTATTGAG GTTGTGA
- a CDS encoding hypothetical protein (NECATOR_CHRIII.G13088.T2): protein MSLLRCVILVALPGILGYSLRDDVRLFDDVVETEAEALRRMRRSVSVATDGRRRLMGLTEEEHNTVQYYLDKLRQLGKQRHPEGDDKQDENNELAKWRKRMRGDIEGELLNPEEHGRHFEGDIILFPEQAKEIYENALKAGNRRVKRKFIGSNLRRWDPTRPIIYSFDGSHTSREQRIIELALEHWHNITCLNFVRNDNANSGNRIVFTDVDGCASNVGRHPLGEEQLVSLAPECIRLGVIAHEVAHALGFWHEQSRPDRDQFVNVRWENIDKDSKGQFLKEDPDDVDNAGVPYDYGSIMHYRSKAFSRYDDLYTISTFVTDYQKTIGQRDQLSFNDIRLMNKVYCSNVCARKLPCQRGGYTDPRRCDRCRCPDGFTGQFCEQVMPGYGAICGGKISVNSGWTKFSSPGYPREFKEGQECSWLLVAPPGQVVEMQFIGEFEMYCKVRHSLCMDYVEVRNSTDFANTGMRYCCYGTPNTSIRSATTDLVVLFRSFYRGGRGFEARARALPANGQWASWNAWTPCTASCGACGSRMRTRVCYYGACAGEPVETQVCNTHICNGLCAQKKTEDGECSGFLSLLRGVRCKKERTVMEPCDNACCPGFSNVGGRCVREFGFVVQYDVGGCVNNREASEAVPIVLQQTPQHENEFTRKGKHYEFVLIDFDFPQMIIDVV, encoded by the exons ATGTCTCTATTACGCTGTGTCATTCTCGTCGCGCTACCCGGTATTCTCGGCTATTCGCTACGAGATGACGTCCGATTATTTGACGACGTCGTCGAGACTGAAGCTGAAGCGCTACGTCGAATGCGACGCAGTGTGTCTGTGGCGACGGACGGTCGACGTCGATTGATGGGTCTCACTGAGGAGGAACATAACACTGTACAGTATTATTTAGATAAGCTGCGGCAGTTAGGAAAACAACGTCACCCGGAGGGCGACGACAAG caagaCGAGAATAATGAACTTGCCAAATGGCGGAAAAGGATGCGAGGTGATATCGAAGGAGAGTTGTTGAATCCAGAAGAACATGGACGCCATTTTGAAG GGGATATCATTCTGTTTCCTGAACAGGCGAAAGAAATCTATGAGAACGCTTTGAAAGCGGGGAATAGACGGGTGAAGCGAAAATTTATTGGTTCAAACTTGCGACGTTGGGATCCAACGCGACCTATTATTTATAGCTTTGACGGGTCTCATA CATCTCGAGAACAACGTATAATCGAATTAGCTTTGGAGCACTGGCACAACATCACATGCCTGAATTTTGTCCGCAACGACAACGCAAACAGCGGAAATCGCATAG TTTTCACGGATGTCGATGGTTGTGCTAGTAATGTAGGTAGACATCCGCTTGGTGAGGAACAATTAGTGTCGCTAGCGCCCGAATGTATTAGA CTGGGTGTAATTGCTCACGAGGTAGCACATGCACTAGGATTTTGGCACGAACAATCACGACCAGATCGTGATCAATTCGTGAACGTTCGATGGGAGAACATAGACAAG GATTCTAAAGGACAGTTTCTGAAGGAGGACCCAGATGACGTTGACAATGCGGGTGTGCCATACGATTACGGTAGCATTATGCACTATAG gagcaaAGCATTTTCTCGTTACGATGATCTCTATACAATCAGCACTTTCGTTACGGACTACCAAAAAACTATTG GACAACGAGATCAACTATCATTCAACGACATTCGATTAATGAATAAAGTCTACTGCAGTAATGTATGTGCACGGAAGTTGCCCTGTCAGCGTGGTGGCTATACGGATCCAAGGAG GTGTGATCGATGTCGCTGTCCTGATGGATTCACTGGTCAATTCTGTGAGCAAGTAATGCCGGGGTACGGTGCTATTTGTGGCGGAAAAATAAGT GTTAACAGCGGCTGGACAAAATTCAGTAGTCCAGGATATCCGCGAGAATTCAAAGAGG GACAGGAATGCTCTTGGCTGCTTGTGGCTCCTCCAGGACAAGTAGTCGAAATGCAGTTCATTGGAGAGTTTGAGATGTATTGCAAG GTCAGGCATTCCCTATGCATGGACTACGTTGAAGTTCGAAATTCAACTGATTTTGCCAACACTGGCATGAG ATATTGTTGTTATGGTACGCCTAATACGAGCATTCGATCTGCAACAACCGACCTTGTGGTCTTGTTCCGCAGTTTCTATCGTGGTGGCCGTGGATTTGAGGCACGAGCTCGGGCACTACCAGCAAATGGTCAGTGGGCATCGTGGAACGCATGGACACCCTGCACAGCAAGTTGTGGAGCATGCGGTTCACGGATGCGGACACGTGTCTGTTACTATGGAGCATGCGC CGGTGAACCAGTGGAAACACAAGTCTGCAACACACATATCTGTAACGGACTATGTGCACAAAAGAAAACGGAGGATGGTGAATGTAGCGGATTCTTATCATTATTACGAGGAGTCAGGTGCAAAAA AGAACGAACCGTAATGGAACCATGTGATAACGCTTGTTGTCCAGGATTTTCAAATGTGGGTGGTCGCTGTGTGCG GGAATTCGGATTCGTAGTGCAATATGACGTAGGCGGTTGCGTAAATAATCGCGAAGCTTCTGAGGCAGTTCCCATAGTTCTTCAGCAAACACCACAGCACGAGAATGAATTCACACGCAAAGGTAAACATTATGAATTTGTTCTCATTGATTTCGATTTTCCACAAATGATTATCGATGTCGTTTAG
- a CDS encoding hypothetical protein (NECATOR_CHRIII.G13088.T3), whose protein sequence is MSLLRCVILVALPGILGYSLRDDVRLFDDVVETEAEALRRMRRSVSVATDGRRRLMGLTEEEHNTVQYYLDKLRQLGKQRHPEGDDKQDENNELAKWRKRMRGDIEGELLNPEEHGRHFEGDIILFPEQAKEIYENALKAGNRRVKRKFIGSNLRRWDPTRPIIYSFDGSHTSREQRIIELALEHWHNITCLNFVRNDNANSGNRIVFTDVDGCASNVGRHPLGEEQLVSLAPECIRLGVIAHEVAHALGFWHEQSRPDRDQFVNVRWENIDKDSKGQFLKEDPDDVDNAGVPYDYGSIMHYRSKAFSRYDDLYTISTFVTDYQKTIGQRDQLSFNDIRLMNKVYCSNVCARKLPCQRGGYTDPRRCDRCRCPDGFTGQFCEQVMPGYGAICGGKISVNSGWTKFSSPGYPREFKEGQECSWLLVAPPGQVVEMQFIGEFEMYCKVRHSLCMDYVEVRNSTDFANTGMRYCCYGTPNTSIRSATTDLVVLFRSFYRGGRGFEARARALPANAVNQWKHKSATHISVTDYVHKRKRRMVNVADSYHYYEESGAKKNEP, encoded by the exons ATGTCTCTATTACGCTGTGTCATTCTCGTCGCGCTACCCGGTATTCTCGGCTATTCGCTACGAGATGACGTCCGATTATTTGACGACGTCGTCGAGACTGAAGCTGAAGCGCTACGTCGAATGCGACGCAGTGTGTCTGTGGCGACGGACGGTCGACGTCGATTGATGGGTCTCACTGAGGAGGAACATAACACTGTACAGTATTATTTAGATAAGCTGCGGCAGTTAGGAAAACAACGTCACCCGGAGGGCGACGACAAG caagaCGAGAATAATGAACTTGCCAAATGGCGGAAAAGGATGCGAGGTGATATCGAAGGAGAGTTGTTGAATCCAGAAGAACATGGACGCCATTTTGAAG GGGATATCATTCTGTTTCCTGAACAGGCGAAAGAAATCTATGAGAACGCTTTGAAAGCGGGGAATAGACGGGTGAAGCGAAAATTTATTGGTTCAAACTTGCGACGTTGGGATCCAACGCGACCTATTATTTATAGCTTTGACGGGTCTCATA CATCTCGAGAACAACGTATAATCGAATTAGCTTTGGAGCACTGGCACAACATCACATGCCTGAATTTTGTCCGCAACGACAACGCAAACAGCGGAAATCGCATAG TTTTCACGGATGTCGATGGTTGTGCTAGTAATGTAGGTAGACATCCGCTTGGTGAGGAACAATTAGTGTCGCTAGCGCCCGAATGTATTAGA CTGGGTGTAATTGCTCACGAGGTAGCACATGCACTAGGATTTTGGCACGAACAATCACGACCAGATCGTGATCAATTCGTGAACGTTCGATGGGAGAACATAGACAAG GATTCTAAAGGACAGTTTCTGAAGGAGGACCCAGATGACGTTGACAATGCGGGTGTGCCATACGATTACGGTAGCATTATGCACTATAG gagcaaAGCATTTTCTCGTTACGATGATCTCTATACAATCAGCACTTTCGTTACGGACTACCAAAAAACTATTG GACAACGAGATCAACTATCATTCAACGACATTCGATTAATGAATAAAGTCTACTGCAGTAATGTATGTGCACGGAAGTTGCCCTGTCAGCGTGGTGGCTATACGGATCCAAGGAG GTGTGATCGATGTCGCTGTCCTGATGGATTCACTGGTCAATTCTGTGAGCAAGTAATGCCGGGGTACGGTGCTATTTGTGGCGGAAAAATAAGT GTTAACAGCGGCTGGACAAAATTCAGTAGTCCAGGATATCCGCGAGAATTCAAAGAGG GACAGGAATGCTCTTGGCTGCTTGTGGCTCCTCCAGGACAAGTAGTCGAAATGCAGTTCATTGGAGAGTTTGAGATGTATTGCAAG GTCAGGCATTCCCTATGCATGGACTACGTTGAAGTTCGAAATTCAACTGATTTTGCCAACACTGGCATGAG ATATTGTTGTTATGGTACGCCTAATACGAGCATTCGATCTGCAACAACCGACCTTGTGGTCTTGTTCCGCAGTTTCTATCGTGGTGGCCGTGGATTTGAGGCACGAGCTCGGGCACTACCAGCAAATG CGGTGAACCAGTGGAAACACAAGTCTGCAACACACATATCTGTAACGGACTATGTGCACAAAAGAAAACGGAGGATGGTGAATGTAGCGGATTCTTATCATTATTACGAGGAGTCAGGTGCAAAAA AGAACGAACCGTAA
- a CDS encoding hypothetical protein (NECATOR_CHRIII.G13088.T1) — protein MSLLRCVILVALPGILGYSLRDDVRLFDDVVETEAEALRRMRRSVSVATDGRRRLMGLTEEEHNTVQYYLDKLRQLGKQRHPEGDDKQDENNELAKWRKRMRGDIEGELLNPEEHGRHFEGDIILFPEQAKEIYENALKAGNRRVKRKFIGSNLRRWDPTRPIIYSFDGSHTSREQRIIELALEHWHNITCLNFVRNDNANSGNRIVFTDVDGCASNVGRHPLGEEQLVSLAPECIRLGVIAHEVAHALGFWHEQSRPDRDQFVNVRWENIDKDSKGQFLKEDPDDVDNAGVPYDYGSIMHYRSKAFSRYDDLYTISTFVTDYQKTIGQRDQLSFNDIRLMNKVYCSNVCARKLPCQRGGYTDPRRCDRCRCPDGFTGQFCEQVMPGYGAICGGKISVNSGWTKFSSPGYPREFKEGQECSWLLVAPPGQVVEMQFIGEFEMYCKVRHSLCMDYVEVRNSTDFANTGMRYCCYGTPNTSIRSATTDLVVLFRSFYRGGRGFEARARALPANGQWASWNAWTPCTASCGACGSRMRTRVCYYGACAGEPVETQVCNTHICNGLCAQKKTEDGECSGFLSLLRGVRCKKERTVMEPCDNACCPGFSNVGGRCVR, from the exons ATGTCTCTATTACGCTGTGTCATTCTCGTCGCGCTACCCGGTATTCTCGGCTATTCGCTACGAGATGACGTCCGATTATTTGACGACGTCGTCGAGACTGAAGCTGAAGCGCTACGTCGAATGCGACGCAGTGTGTCTGTGGCGACGGACGGTCGACGTCGATTGATGGGTCTCACTGAGGAGGAACATAACACTGTACAGTATTATTTAGATAAGCTGCGGCAGTTAGGAAAACAACGTCACCCGGAGGGCGACGACAAG caagaCGAGAATAATGAACTTGCCAAATGGCGGAAAAGGATGCGAGGTGATATCGAAGGAGAGTTGTTGAATCCAGAAGAACATGGACGCCATTTTGAAG GGGATATCATTCTGTTTCCTGAACAGGCGAAAGAAATCTATGAGAACGCTTTGAAAGCGGGGAATAGACGGGTGAAGCGAAAATTTATTGGTTCAAACTTGCGACGTTGGGATCCAACGCGACCTATTATTTATAGCTTTGACGGGTCTCATA CATCTCGAGAACAACGTATAATCGAATTAGCTTTGGAGCACTGGCACAACATCACATGCCTGAATTTTGTCCGCAACGACAACGCAAACAGCGGAAATCGCATAG TTTTCACGGATGTCGATGGTTGTGCTAGTAATGTAGGTAGACATCCGCTTGGTGAGGAACAATTAGTGTCGCTAGCGCCCGAATGTATTAGA CTGGGTGTAATTGCTCACGAGGTAGCACATGCACTAGGATTTTGGCACGAACAATCACGACCAGATCGTGATCAATTCGTGAACGTTCGATGGGAGAACATAGACAAG GATTCTAAAGGACAGTTTCTGAAGGAGGACCCAGATGACGTTGACAATGCGGGTGTGCCATACGATTACGGTAGCATTATGCACTATAG gagcaaAGCATTTTCTCGTTACGATGATCTCTATACAATCAGCACTTTCGTTACGGACTACCAAAAAACTATTG GACAACGAGATCAACTATCATTCAACGACATTCGATTAATGAATAAAGTCTACTGCAGTAATGTATGTGCACGGAAGTTGCCCTGTCAGCGTGGTGGCTATACGGATCCAAGGAG GTGTGATCGATGTCGCTGTCCTGATGGATTCACTGGTCAATTCTGTGAGCAAGTAATGCCGGGGTACGGTGCTATTTGTGGCGGAAAAATAAGT GTTAACAGCGGCTGGACAAAATTCAGTAGTCCAGGATATCCGCGAGAATTCAAAGAGG GACAGGAATGCTCTTGGCTGCTTGTGGCTCCTCCAGGACAAGTAGTCGAAATGCAGTTCATTGGAGAGTTTGAGATGTATTGCAAG GTCAGGCATTCCCTATGCATGGACTACGTTGAAGTTCGAAATTCAACTGATTTTGCCAACACTGGCATGAG ATATTGTTGTTATGGTACGCCTAATACGAGCATTCGATCTGCAACAACCGACCTTGTGGTCTTGTTCCGCAGTTTCTATCGTGGTGGCCGTGGATTTGAGGCACGAGCTCGGGCACTACCAGCAAATGGTCAGTGGGCATCGTGGAACGCATGGACACCCTGCACAGCAAGTTGTGGAGCATGCGGTTCACGGATGCGGACACGTGTCTGTTACTATGGAGCATGCGC CGGTGAACCAGTGGAAACACAAGTCTGCAACACACATATCTGTAACGGACTATGTGCACAAAAGAAAACGGAGGATGGTGAATGTAGCGGATTCTTATCATTATTACGAGGAGTCAGGTGCAAAAA AGAACGAACCGTAATGGAACCATGTGATAACGCTTGTTGTCCAGGATTTTCAAATGTGGGTGGTCGCTGTGTGCGGTGA
- a CDS encoding hypothetical protein (NECATOR_CHRIII.G13086.T1), with protein sequence MRDYHFIAKDFHFLMSFFSNYLYAPSPGGLAAPSVVVIEHHCEREGGSNAPLRAQPFVQLHRKPHVVGSERHESQWSCVSGYGRNCAVKKAVGIEVGPSGTAAKNGAIGDPLAATLHCAFSSAAAYATVPCFMSC encoded by the exons ATGCGTGATTATCATTTTATTGCAAAGGACTTTCACTTCCTTATGTCGTTCTTCTCCAATTACTTATATGCACCATCT ccgggCGGTCTTGCGGCTCCTTCGGTTGTTGTTATCGAACACCACTGTGAGCGTGAAGGAGGTTCAAACGCCCCACtccgagcgcaaccgtttGTGCAATTGCACCGCAAGCCACATGTggtagggtcagaacgacatgaatcacagtggagttgcgtaagcggctacggtCGAAACTGCGCAGTAAAGaaagcagttggaatcgaggtgggaccatcgggaactgcagcgaagaatggtgctatcGGAGACCCTCTggctgctacgctccactgcgcattttcgagcgcagccgcttacgcaactgtaccgtgtttcatgtcgtgttGA